GTCGAATTTATACGGGATTAGAAATCCTTAATAATCATGCTGTAGTTATTGATGGTGATAAAATTGTTGATGTATGTCAACAAGATGCATTACCACAAAATATTACTGTTGAAAATCTGAATGGTGCGATAGTCGCACCAGGATTTATTGATATTCAATTAAATGGTTGTGGTGGTGTTCAATTTAATGAAACCCTTGAATCATTAAGTATTGAAACACTTGAAATTATGCAAAAAACCAACCTTTTGACAGGTTGTTCAAGCTATTTACCTACCTTGATTACTTCAAGTGATGAATTTATGCGTAAAGCTGTTGAGGTAATGCGTGAATATCTTAAAAAACATAAAAATCAGGCATTAGGTCTTCATTTAGAAGGTCCTTATATTAATATTGAGAAAAAAGGTATTCATAATCCTGATTTTATTCGTCAACCTTCACAAGAAATGATTGATTTCTTATGTGAGAATGCTGATGTAATTAAAATTATTACACTGGCTCCAGAAAAAGTTGATAAACGTTTTATTCGTCAATTGTCTGATGCAGGTATTAATGTTTCAGCAGGTCATACCAACGGTACTTATGAAGATGCACGTGATGGGTTTAATGCTGGTATTCGTATGGGAACCCATCTATTTAATGCTATGCCGGCTATAGCGGGAAGAACGCCAGGTGTTGTCGGAGCTATCTATGATGAGCAAGAAGTGTATAGCGGAA
Above is a genomic segment from Frischella perrara containing:
- the nagA gene encoding N-acetylglucosamine-6-phosphate deacetylase, translating into MYALTNCRIYTGLEILNNHAVVIDGDKIVDVCQQDALPQNITVENLNGAIVAPGFIDIQLNGCGGVQFNETLESLSIETLEIMQKTNLLTGCSSYLPTLITSSDEFMRKAVEVMREYLKKHKNQALGLHLEGPYINIEKKGIHNPDFIRQPSQEMIDFLCENADVIKIITLAPEKVDKRFIRQLSDAGINVSAGHTNGTYEDARDGFNAGIRMGTHLFNAMPAIAGRTPGVVGAIYDEQEVYSGIIADGLHVSWANIRNSHKIKRDKLILTTDAILPVGTNMTECTFAGKTIYYKDGKCTDINGTLGGSALTMIEAVKNTVNHVGIALDEVLRMATLYPAKALGVDKDLGTITVGKIANIVVFSNDFVVERMIVNGKLV